A window of Streptomyces sp. NBC_01241 genomic DNA:
GAGAAGCGCTCCGTCGCGCGGTCGCGACCGTGCCCGGCGTCGAGCGTGTGACGACGGCGGCCAACGGCGAGGAAGTTCTCCGCCGCTGGGGCGCCGACCGTTCGGATCTGATTCTGATGGACGTACGCATGCCCGGTCTGGGGGGTGTGGAGACGGTCCGGCGGCTGCTCTCCGCCGATCCCGGCGCCAGGATCATCATGCTGACCGTCGCCGAGGACCTGGATGGCGTCGCGCTCGCGGTCGCCGCCGGCGCCCGCGGCTATCTGCACAAGGACGCCTCCCGCGCGGAGTTGCGGGCCACCGTGACCCAGGCGCTGGCCGATCCGACGTGGCGGCTCGCCCCGCGCCGGCTGCGGTCGGCCGAGATGGGTGCGGCGCCGACGCTCACGGCGCGGGAGATCCAGGTGCTCGAAGGAATGAGTCACGGCCGCTCGAACGCCGAGATCGGCCGTGAACTGTTCCTCTCCGAGGACACGGTGAAGACGCACGCCAGGCGTCTGTTCAAGAAACTCGGCGCCTCGGACCGGGCGCACGCCGTGGCGCTCGGCTTCCGCTGGGGCCTGGTCCGCTGAGGACGGCCATGGCCGGCAGTCGATCGATTCCCCGTCCGCACACCGGCGGACGGGGCGATGCGACGGGGGTGCGTGGCGCGGGCCCCACCCCGCCGGTGGTGCCTTCCGCGCCCGCGGCATGTGACGCTTCCCGGCCGATGCCGCATCCTTGAGATGTGGAGTTCCTCGGGGACGATTCGGTCGAGCGGAAGGGGAGGGCGCAGGACATGACTTCGGGCGCACCCGCTCATAACGCTTCGGTGCACAACTACGGACGCGGTGGAGCGGAAGAAGCGGCTCCGAGGCACCATGGTCCGATGCGCGACGACGAGACGACGGTGATCGGTGCACTGGTGCACCGTGCTGTCGAGGGGGACGCGCAGGCCACGCATGATCTGCTGGCGCATGTCCACCCCCTCGCGCTGCGCTACTGCAGGTCCCGGCTGAACCGGCTGCCCGGTGATGCCCGTCACTTCGTGGAGGACCTGGCGCAGGAGGTCTGTGTAGCGGTGCTGATGGCGCTGCCGCGCTACAAGGACACCGGCAGACCCTTCGAAGCCTTCGTCTTCGCCATCGCGGGCCACAAGGTCGCCGACCTCCAGCGCGCCGCGATGCGGCACCCGGGATCGACGGCCGTGCCCTCCGACGAGATGCCCGAGCGGCCGGACGATTCGCTCGGGCCCGAGGAGCGCGCACTGCTCAGCAGCGATGCCGCCTGGGCCAAGAAACTTCTCGCCAATCTCCCGGACAACCAGCGCGAGCTGCTGGTTCTGCGGGTCGCGGTCGGCCTGACCGCGGAGGAGACCGGGCAGATGCTGGGCATGTCGCCGGGCGCGGTCCGGGTCGCCCAGCACCGGGCGCTGAGCAGACTGCGGGCCCTCGCGGAGCAGTGAGCGGGGCCCTTCCGGGAGCGTACGAGCCGGCTGTCCGGGACCGTGCGAACCGGCTGTCCGGTCCGTCCGAGTCGCCTGGCCGCGTCCGTGCGAGCCGTCTGTCCGACGCCGGCCGTTTTGTCTGTACGAAGCTACAGAACCTCTGGTTGATCTTGCTCGTGGAATGAGACACCCCCGGAGGCCGTTAGCATGGACATCCGCACCGATCAAGGCCATTTGGGGAAGGTGTCATGACTGCAAACGTCGACGGAGTGCCCGAGAAATTCGCGACGCTCGGGCTGACATACGACGACGTGCTGCTGCTGCCCGGCGCGTCCGACATGGCGCCCGATCAGATCGATACCTCCTCGTACATCTCCAAGAACGTGCGGGTGAACATCCCGCTGCTCTCCGCCGCGATGGACAAGGTCACCGAGGCCCGCATGGCGATCGCCATGGCCCGGCAGGGTGGCGCCGGTGTGCTGCACCGCAACCTCTCCATCGCCGACCAGGCCAACCAGGTCGACCTGGTGAAGCGCTCCGAGTCCGGCATGGTGACCGACCCGATCACGGTGCACCCGGACGCGACGCTGCGCGACGCCGACGAGCTGTGTGCCAAGTTCCGTATCAGCGGTGTCCCGGTCACCGACGCCGCGGGCAAGCTGCTCGGCATCGTCACCAACCGTGACATGGCCTTCGAGCCGGACCGTACGCGCCAGGTGCGCGAGGTCATGACGCCGATGCCGCTGGTCACCGGCAAGGTCGGCACCTCCGGCGTGGACGCCATGGAGCTGCTGCGCCGCCACAAGATCGAGAAGCTTCCGCTGGTCGACGACTCGGGGGTCCTCAAGGGCCTCATCACCGTCAAGGACTTCGTCAAGGCCGAGAAGTATCCGAACGCCGCGAAGGACAAGGAAGGCCGGCTGCTGGTCGGCGCGGCCGTCGGTGTCGCGGGCGACGCCTTCGAGCGGGCCCAGGCACTGATCGAGGCGGGTGTCGACTTCATCGTCGTCGACACGGCCCACGGCCATTCCCGGCTGGTCGGCGACATGGTCGCCAAGATCAAGTCGAACGCCTCCGGTGTCGACGTCATCGGCGGCAACATCGCCACCCGTGATGGCGCCCAGTCGCTGATCGACGCGGGCGTCGACGGCATCAAGGTCGGCGTGGGCCCCGGCTCCATCTGCACCACCCGCGTCGTCGCCGGCATCGGCGTCCCGCAGGTCACCGCGATCTACGAGGCCTCGCTCGCCGCCAAGGAGGCCGGTGTCCCGGTCATCGGAGACGGCGGCCTGCAGTACTCGGGCGACATCGCCAAGGCCATGGTGGCCGGCGCGGACACCGTGATGCTCGGCTCGCTGCTCGCGGGCTGTGAGGAGTCCCCGGGCGAGCTGCTCTTCATCAACGGCAAGCAGTTCAAGTCGTACCGCGGCATGGGTTCGCTCGCCGCGATGCAGACCCGTGGCGACCGCAAGTCGTTCTCCAAGGACCGCTACTTCCAGGAGGGCGTCGCCTCCGACGAGAAGCTGGTCCCCGAGGGCATCGAGGGCCAGGTCCCCTACCGCGGCCCGCTCTCCGCGGTCGTCCACCAGCTCGTCGGCGGCCTGCGCCAGTCGATGTTCTACGTCGGCGGCCGCACCGTCCCGGAGCTCCAGGCCAACGGCCGGTTCGTCCGGATCACCTCGGCGGGCCTCAAGGAGAGCCACCCGCACGACATCCAGATGACGGTCGAAGCGCCGAACTACAGCAGGAAGTAACGCATCAGCACAGCCGAGGGGCGGCCCGGGGGTCCCGGACACTGTTGACCAAACAGTGTCCGGGGTTCCCGGGACCGCCCCTCAGCCGTGTGTCGGGGATACTGGACAGCGCAGACGTAGAGGGAAAGGCCACACCATCGTGACTGAGATCGAGATCGGGCGCGGCAAGCGCGGCCGCCGGGCGTACGCATTCGACGACATCGCCGTCGTTCCGAGCCGCCGTACCCGCGACCCGAAGGAGGTCTCGATCGCCTGGCAGATCGACGCCTACCGTTTCGAGCTGCCGTTCCTGGCGGCTCCCATGGACTCCGTGGTCTCCCCGCAGACCGCGATCCGCATCGGTGAGCTGGGCGGCCTCGGTGTCCTCAACCTCGAGGGTCTGTGGACCCGGCACGCCGACCCGCAGCCGCTGCTCGACGAGATCGCCGAGATGCCCGTCGAGTCGGCGACCCGCCGCCTTCAGGAGATCTACTCCGCGCCGATCCAGGAGGAACTGATCGGGCAGCGCATCAAGGAGGTGCGCGACTCCGGTGTCGTCACCGCCGCCGCGCTCTCCCCGCAGCGCACCGCGCAGTTCTCCAAGGCCGTCGTCGACGCGGGCGTGGACATCTTCGTCATCCGCGGTACGACGGTCAGCGCCGAGCACGTCTCGGGTGCGGCCGAGCCGCTCAACCTCAAGCAGTTCATCTACGAGCTGGACGTCCCGGTGATCGTCGGCGGCTGTGCCACGTACACCGCCGCCCTGCACCTCATGCGTACCGGCGCGGCCGGTGTCCTCGTCGGTTTCGGCGGTGGCGCCGCGCACACCACGCGCAACGTCTTCGGCATCCAGGTCCCGATGGCGACCGCGGTCGCCGATGTGGCCGGGGCCCGCCGCGACTACATGGACGAGTCCGGTGGCCGGTACGTGCACGTGATCGCGGACGGCGGCGTCGGCTGGTCCGGCGACCTGCCCAAGGCCATCGCCTGCGGTGCGGACGCCGTGATGATGGGCTCCCCGCTGGCCCGTGCGACGGACGCGCCTGGCCGCGGCCGGCACTGGGGCATGGAGGCCGTCCACGAGGACGTGCCGCGCGGCAAGCTGGTGGACCTGGGCTCGGTCGGCACGACCGAGGAGGTCCTCACCGGCCCTTCGCACACCCCCGACGGTTCGATGAACATCTTCGGTGCGCTGCGCCGCGCGATGGCGACGACGGGGTACAGCGACCTCAAGGAGTTCCAGCGCGTCGAGGTGACGGTGGCGGACTCCCAGCACCGCCGCTGACCGCTCTCAGCAGACAGATGGACGCGGGCGAGGCCCGGACCGCAACGGCGGTCCGGGCCTCGCCCGCGTCCATTCAGCGAACGGTCACGCGGCCTTCTTGGCGCCACCGATCGCGGCCACGGCAGCGAGCAGCAGGAAGAGGTAGGTCTTGAAGTCCGATCCCGCGTTCCAGGCCTTCGTCAGAACGTCGAAGTGGTCGAAAAAGAGGCTGGACGCGGACTGGTGGACCAGATCGGACAGGGCGATCGCTACGCCCACGAGCTGGCCGAGGTAGACCGCACCCACCGACAGAACGGCGCTCACGACGGGCAGCACCGGGTTCTGACCACCCACCTTGCTCGTCGCGAAGCCGACGAGGAAGCCGACGCCGACGGCGATGTAGCCGATCTCGCGGTCGATGGCGCCGGCGATGACGCCGTACAGGAAGGCCGCGACGACCGCCGTGACCACCGCTGTGAGCAGGCCGAGACCCAGGTTGTTGCGGGTCGGGGCCGCCGGGGCGAACGGTGCGGCGTCGAACGTGGCGCCGGGCTGGCCGTACGGGCCGGGCTGCTGGCCGACGTACGGGTTGCCGTCGACGGGCTGGGCGTCGTTCGGCTGGTGCGGCGGTGGCACGGGCTGGCTCATGGGTGGGATCCCCCCTGGGACGGAAGCGCACGACTGTGCGAGAAGTGACGCCGCAGGCTAGCAGCCGCCTATGACATCGCCCACTAAATTCCTTGGAGGACCCTTGGGATCCTCCTGAATCCTGGGAACCCGCTTCTCACAACCGGTGCGCGGCCCCCGCCGGGGTCGCGCCCCGGGTGTCCAGGAGCAATTGGGCCTTCACGGCGAGGCCCTGGAGGTCGTACGTGCGGTGGTGCTGGAGCAGCACCGTGAGGTCCGCGCTCGATGCCGCCTCGTACAGCGAGTCGGCGCGCGGGACAGGGAGTTCACGGACCCGCCAGTCCAGGACGTGCGGGTCGTGGTAGCCGATCTGGGCGCCCATGTCCATCAGCCGGGCGGCGATCTCCCGGGCGGGGGAGGCCTCCTGGTCGGCGAGGTCCGGCTTGTAGGTGACCCCGAGGAGCAGCACCCGGGCGCCCCGTACCGACTTGCCGTGCTCGTTCAGGAGGGTGGCGCAGCGCTGGATCACGTACTGCGGCATCCGGTCGTTGATCTCCTGGGCGAGCGAGACCATCCGCAGGGGGTGCCCGGGGGTGCGGCTGTTGTACGGAAGGTAGCCCGGGTCGACGGGGGCGCCGTGGCCGCCGACGCCGGGGCCCGGACGGAACGGCTGGAAGCCGAAGGGCTTCGTCTCGGCGCACCGGATGACGTCCCACAGGTCGATGCCGAGATCGTGGCAGAGCACCGCCATCTCGTTGACCAGGGCGATGTTGACGTGCCGGAAGTTGGTCTCCAGGACCTTGGTCATCTCGGCCTCGCGCGGCCCGCGGGCCCGGACGACCTTGTCGGTGAGCCGGCCGTAGAAGGCGGCGGCGGATTCGGTGCAGGCGGGGGTGAGGCCGCCGATGACCTTGGGGGTGTTGGCGTAGACGTGGGTCCTGTTGCCGGGGTCGAGGCGGCTGGGGGAGTAGGCGAGGTGGAAGTCGCGGCCGGCGCGGAGCCCCGAGCCCTCTTCGAGGAGGGGCAGTACGTAGCTCTCGGTTGTGCCCGGCTGTACGGCCGATTCCAGCAGGACGGTGGTGTGCGGGCGCAGCCGGGCGGCGAGCGTGCGGGCCGCGTCGCCGACGGCGTTGAGGTCGAGGGTGCGGTCGGCGCCGAGAGGGGTGGGCGCGCAGATCACCGCGGTACGGATCCGGCCCAGTTCGGCCGGGTCGGTGGTGGGCCGGAAACCCCCCGAGAGCATCCGGCGTAGGTCCGAGGCGGTGAGTGATCCCTCGACGGGGTTGCGGCCCGCGGCGAGTTCCGCGTACGCGCGTGGGTCGGTGTCGTATCCGACGGTCTGGACACCGGCGGCGACGGCGGCTTGGGCGAGGGGCAGGCCGAGGTGGCCGAGTCCGATGACTGCGAGGTCTGCGGGCATGTGGATGGGCCGTCCTTCCCTTGGACCGACCGGCATATGGAGGGCGCCACCCTCTATTTGCCGGTCGGTCCCAGGACACATGAGAGCGGAAAGCGCAACCGCTGGGGACAGCGCAATGTCAGACTAGGCGTAAATATGACCTATATGTCGCATTGCGTGGCTCTCGTCGACCTGGTGTTGTCCACAGGCGGTGGCCGAAGTCGTGGACGGCGGACAGAATCGAGAGGTGGGCACGGGGCGTCCGACCGATCG
This region includes:
- a CDS encoding response regulator transcription factor, whose product is MTSVLVCDDSPLAREALRRAVATVPGVERVTTAANGEEVLRRWGADRSDLILMDVRMPGLGGVETVRRLLSADPGARIIMLTVAEDLDGVALAVAAGARGYLHKDASRAELRATVTQALADPTWRLAPRRLRSAEMGAAPTLTAREIQVLEGMSHGRSNAEIGRELFLSEDTVKTHARRLFKKLGASDRAHAVALGFRWGLVR
- a CDS encoding sigma-70 family RNA polymerase sigma factor yields the protein MRDDETTVIGALVHRAVEGDAQATHDLLAHVHPLALRYCRSRLNRLPGDARHFVEDLAQEVCVAVLMALPRYKDTGRPFEAFVFAIAGHKVADLQRAAMRHPGSTAVPSDEMPERPDDSLGPEERALLSSDAAWAKKLLANLPDNQRELLVLRVAVGLTAEETGQMLGMSPGAVRVAQHRALSRLRALAEQ
- the guaB gene encoding IMP dehydrogenase, yielding MTANVDGVPEKFATLGLTYDDVLLLPGASDMAPDQIDTSSYISKNVRVNIPLLSAAMDKVTEARMAIAMARQGGAGVLHRNLSIADQANQVDLVKRSESGMVTDPITVHPDATLRDADELCAKFRISGVPVTDAAGKLLGIVTNRDMAFEPDRTRQVREVMTPMPLVTGKVGTSGVDAMELLRRHKIEKLPLVDDSGVLKGLITVKDFVKAEKYPNAAKDKEGRLLVGAAVGVAGDAFERAQALIEAGVDFIVVDTAHGHSRLVGDMVAKIKSNASGVDVIGGNIATRDGAQSLIDAGVDGIKVGVGPGSICTTRVVAGIGVPQVTAIYEASLAAKEAGVPVIGDGGLQYSGDIAKAMVAGADTVMLGSLLAGCEESPGELLFINGKQFKSYRGMGSLAAMQTRGDRKSFSKDRYFQEGVASDEKLVPEGIEGQVPYRGPLSAVVHQLVGGLRQSMFYVGGRTVPELQANGRFVRITSAGLKESHPHDIQMTVEAPNYSRK
- a CDS encoding GuaB3 family IMP dehydrogenase-related protein — its product is MTEIEIGRGKRGRRAYAFDDIAVVPSRRTRDPKEVSIAWQIDAYRFELPFLAAPMDSVVSPQTAIRIGELGGLGVLNLEGLWTRHADPQPLLDEIAEMPVESATRRLQEIYSAPIQEELIGQRIKEVRDSGVVTAAALSPQRTAQFSKAVVDAGVDIFVIRGTTVSAEHVSGAAEPLNLKQFIYELDVPVIVGGCATYTAALHLMRTGAAGVLVGFGGGAAHTTRNVFGIQVPMATAVADVAGARRDYMDESGGRYVHVIADGGVGWSGDLPKAIACGADAVMMGSPLARATDAPGRGRHWGMEAVHEDVPRGKLVDLGSVGTTEEVLTGPSHTPDGSMNIFGALRRAMATTGYSDLKEFQRVEVTVADSQHRR
- a CDS encoding nucleotide sugar dehydrogenase — encoded protein: MPADLAVIGLGHLGLPLAQAAVAAGVQTVGYDTDPRAYAELAAGRNPVEGSLTASDLRRMLSGGFRPTTDPAELGRIRTAVICAPTPLGADRTLDLNAVGDAARTLAARLRPHTTVLLESAVQPGTTESYVLPLLEEGSGLRAGRDFHLAYSPSRLDPGNRTHVYANTPKVIGGLTPACTESAAAFYGRLTDKVVRARGPREAEMTKVLETNFRHVNIALVNEMAVLCHDLGIDLWDVIRCAETKPFGFQPFRPGPGVGGHGAPVDPGYLPYNSRTPGHPLRMVSLAQEINDRMPQYVIQRCATLLNEHGKSVRGARVLLLGVTYKPDLADQEASPAREIAARLMDMGAQIGYHDPHVLDWRVRELPVPRADSLYEAASSADLTVLLQHHRTYDLQGLAVKAQLLLDTRGATPAGAAHRL